In Sesamum indicum cultivar Zhongzhi No. 13 linkage group LG8, S_indicum_v1.0, whole genome shotgun sequence, the sequence caattagtattttaaaaaattataaatacttttaaaaattaattgcgttctaacaaatattatcCCTTATAAGTTACGAACGGATGTACTTGTTAGACTAttacataatgtttggattcgttttttgagtgttttgttgtgttttgtggaaatagagagagaaaaacaaagataaacaagtgtgtgttagagatagtatgtatgtttggatttatttttggagataatttaaaataagtattatatatttaatgttgtgttttgggagacaaaaattactattcattgtcaaatcatgtctttggagataatttaaaataagtattatatgtttaatgttgtattttgggagacaaaaattactattcattgtcaaatcatgccttttttatatatatttatgcatatatgtgtgtatatatatatgtatatttttatgctaaaacagttaaaaacacctaaataaggtgtttttgaatgatgacaaacattgaatatgttttgacttgtctcgaaaataagttgaaaattaaaacaaacatagtgttaataatttcaatagtgtatttataattatgaaaaatttaaaaaatatatatatttatacatatccATATTCCATTCGTATCAAAGGTCCGTTTGGATTATTGAAGTTACATGTGGGGCAGAATCAGTTTTCACACTGAAATTGAGGGCTTAATGCTTGTCAGCTAATCACAGACAAACGCGTCAGTACAATACTCTCATCATGTTCTTGGGAgctcttattaattaatgatgattGTTGACAGTTAAGTGGTTGAGCTGTGCCACTCTCTTTCtctactatttatatatataatatttatatttatgatttattttcatcttttaaataattattcatatacttattaaaaattatttacacaatCATCCATCATTTTAAactacttgtattttttttttttttactatcaacagttatttctataattatataaaaagcaggctatatatatattagagaaCGTAAATGTAGTTATCTcgattatatattaatagttttataatgtaataattgaagtgaataatattatatatatgtatgaggaTATAAGTTTGAACAGCTTAAGCGTATTACGGGCGGTATACGTGTTGTCCGAATactatgatgatgatgatgaagaagcaTGAGGCCATCAATATACGTGTTGAACAGCTTAAGCGTATTAcgggtaaaaataaattaaatactataaatttatgagtgtttttttttatttacttttaaaaaaaatcgaatacattatttattatattaaagcatattaatattaatttaatatgatcaattatttttttagtaacaaaaaacaaaaataggatGTAGGGAGCAACATTCCAAGTGATAATCATTGATTCAAAGAAAACTGAATTGTCAATGTGAAACCACGCTTTCtctgttttaatttaattattaataaaaaaataaacacagAGTTGGAATTCGAATGTGTTGAagtcatataattaaacaacGACTATGGTGATATCATCGCGAACTATAAGAACGTAATGCATATGCAATAATATTCTCCGGAATCCAAAGTCGTGTTTCTTACCTGCATacagataaatttattttatctcatatttataattattattacctttatttatttatttatgcttCGTtgcttgaaataaaataacaatttatacctatgtattttttaaaatatagcaatttactctccctatattttaaaaaatgaagtaatttacctccctacctaaggaagtaaattgcttcattttttacaaCACAGGGGatcttattataattaaatccaaGGAATATTGTAAGATCTTATTAAAACAGTCGGCaaattcttacttttttttttttcccccttttcgtgaagagcttataagctcttaacgtcttatttttatcatattagcTCACCCAAATACCCTCTAAGTCAATCTTATCGCccatttaatgaaaaataaagtaataaatataactaagAGAAATAGAGTTGATGATtgacaataattatgtttattgaGAGGACCACGTCGTCCTGCGTACGTATCCCAGAAacgttttaatttaatttagtgtTTTATGTCAATATTCTTTGAACAAATTGAAGCTTTTTATTTGAGTACTATCAGATGTGTGGATATTTATTTCACTTAGTatgagtttattgtaatttattttattacttttaagTATATTGATGCACTAAATGAACTGATCTATCGTTCACTccactaaaatatttatgtaattatatatataaaaaaaaaggacgaCGTATTTAATAGGAATTAGGTTAATGTAAATATAGCTGCTTTGGccaaatcataataaaaattaggagGTTGGTGGGAAGAGTTAAGAGAAATTCTCCACGTACCTTGTTGTAGgtggagaaataaaaaatggattaaattacttgatatttgattgaaattaattaataaaaaaattgtttgaatttgattttattaaatttaataaatcaaatttgaacagTGTTTATTCGATAAAACTTGTAACTTGGTTAGAGCTTGATCTgtgcaataaaaataataaaatacacttaaaaatatcaaattaatcaagaTCGACTCCAAATAAAACTAGTTTGGACTCAgctaaatcaataattaaaccaaattaaaaaagcaGCTTTTCAGGTTCGGTAATAATGcagataaatttaaacaacGATAAATATGAACAATGATGAGTTGGACTCAACTTGAATCCTATGTAGCTCTAATcgcaatttaaaattgaaattttgattattccTCATTCAGGGGCAGAGATTGAGGTTCTGTAACtccaaaagttttattttaagtttctCACTATTAGAATTAATGTCCGAAAAGGAGTCGAGTTAGAGTCTTGTTTGAGTGATGAAGTGGAGACATCCTAATGAAAAAGTTGTGGGTCCGAAATTTATGAATGTGGGTATATAGTTCATGTTTCATAGGTATTCTCTTGTccgtttgtttattttaaatatgtttgttgatttataaatattggtatattgaatttgtatttaagtTTAGATATactgaatttatattttatatgtatctccacaaaaaataatatttaataagtcAGTCAGCATATACAAACCACTCTTAACCTACGAGTTCGATTTTCATTatcaatttaagaattttgttgatagttaatttataagaatttttacaaGCAACCTAAAATATGAAGATATGTCCTAACTTGTAACGATGATTGGAGGAGgaatttgtcaaatttatttaacaaaaataaaacaaaggtTATGGAGATTTCCTGTGTACAAAATCAgcaatgaaatatatatatatatatatatgtaatttatcaataacggtaaataaattataataactcacaTAAAACAAGACAAACACTCATATAAAAAGTGATACAAATACCACAGGTCCATGGAACTCAAATTCACTACtaacaataaacaaatacaGTATCTCATTTTGATATATTGAGTAATATATTAACtcaataaatacattaatatgacTAACAATGACAAATGAATTACAACAACTCACATAAAGCAAGATAAACACTCACATAAAGTAAAAGAACTTACCCAAATatccaataaaattcaaacctgtaattttaaatttgttcataaaacttcatatttaatcttaacaattaaattaaaacattatgGTATCAAGAAAGTTCCCTTAGTGACATATGTTTGCTCAACTTGGCAGGGGTAGGACCCATAATATGAGCAACCTTAATTAATGTCTAGGAATAAAGACTTGaccctatttttattttcttctggaagaaagtcaatttattttgagtctagaaattaaaaaatagtttgaatattaaataaaactagtTAATTAAGGCTAACATCTTGTACGATTATATtaccataataataataattgattataaatgTCCAAAATCTGgcaagataaatattttattttagatgaCGAAACTGGCCCCGGAGGGGGACAGTGAAATGACCAGTAGACCCCCTCAGTTCCTCGGGAATCCCAGGCTCCTATCTCCATCGAAGCGCCAGCGAAAATCGCGGAAACCGATTCCACCCCCCTTTCTCTGCGGCTACCCCTACCAGCCAAGCGTCGTCTGCTTTTCTTCTCCGTCTCTTCACGTACGGTGCGACTCCCATTTTGGTAATATGACCTGCTTCCTCTCCTTCTTACCTTTCATCTCATGCCTATACTATAGTTGCATCTGATGGAATGAAGTTTTACAACTTTATacagttaaaatatatttacctatgtcaataattttcttaagttatacgataaaagaaaataataattcaacaatcaaaatgtaaaataattgtcgacatatgttaatttttgcacgcatttatgtaattttacgAAAATTCACAAACAAAAAGGCTCAAAAAGATGAAAAGGTTACTCCACATATAGCATAAATAATTCTCTATTTTAACGTTTGCTTTCACTTTCTACATCATGACTCGGCGGCAAAAACACCTTCATCACACCCTAATTCTTTCCACTCCTCCACTCTGTTCAACACAAAGTATTTACATcggagaaggaaaaaaatgaaaaaggaaaattagaCACAAAAACGCTGATCTAAAAGCTGTAGCGATTATCTCTCTACTCCTTGTCTAATCAATGACGTCCGTTCACTGACCCGAACACGGCGTCGTTTATCCATCACAACTCATCGCACAGCGTGTTGAGGATTTCCTGCAAGTCACGAGCCTCGCCGCCGATGCGGAGCGTCTCAAGCACGCGCTCGAAGAGGAAAACGTGGCAGGGGATCCGCAACACACCTTTCTGCTCGTAACCGTACTCCTGCGCCGATTTGTTCAGCAGCTTCACGAAGATCGGGTGGTTTAGCAACTCGGCACTCACGACGAACCTCTCCATCTCCTCGCCGACATACACCGGCAAGTGTCCCCCCGGAACGCCGCCGGACCTCTTCCTGAACGACACCGATAGGATCGGCCTCGCCGACCCCCTAGATTCGGACCTCAGCAGGCGGTACTGCGAAGAATCAGCAACTTTGGATAGTCTCCTCATGAGCTTCTTCATTGTTGCGAGAAATTGAAGTTGAAACGAGAGAATTGTTTGGGTTATTTTAGTGAGAGAAGATGAGACGatgagtgagagagagaggagtgGGGGGttgtctatatataaataaatgtaggAGGGGAGGGAGGTACAGATCAGCGTACTTGGCAGGTACAATTATTTCTAGTGTGAgagagaattaattaattttgtaccTTGAGAAACTGTAGTTAATTAAACAGGTTATTAAATAACCTGTGTCCATTAACAACATAACAAAACGGGGTGTTAAATTACCATTACCcctctaaaatttgacataattataaatatttcttattatttgagaaTTCATAAATATcctcattatatttaataaaattaatctaatttttagatgaaaatctaacgaaGATTGACGAAATGAGCTAAATTTGTTGTAAAATCAGGagttattgataatttttcaaataataagaggtatttataattatacaaaacctCATAGGaggttattgtaatttactcaaaaaaaattctttaaccCCAACGTGGATCTTCTACACACTTTACCTCACGGTAGATAAAGTTACAATTTAATTCTGTAAATCTGAAGCTGACAATTTTATATGCTGGCGTGTTACTAtcatataaaactaaaagtgtGATAAAAAATCTTTTACTCAGTACGAGCTAAACATCATAGGTTGGTATCTTTTGTTGGAAAGTGAATATGGGAATTCATGGGGAATATACTCTTGGCCTTCTGAGCTTATGCAACTTGAGTTGGGAAGTATCACGGAAAATGTTGCCacaaatttttctgaaatatattGATCAACTATTACAGGAAACTCTCTGCGTcattgtcaattttgttttttaaggcCAACACTTAGTATAAATTTGACTCTCCAAATAATCAAATACTCACTCCTGCAGTCGCTAATGCGGTTTAATTCAATTGATAATATTCTTATTCGAATCTCATTTGTGTATGGGTGTTATATAATTCACTGTAATAGTCGTTAATTGgtcatttatattaataattgatttattattaaaatttataatataattgtaactTGTTCgatcaaaagaaaatctgtCCGACCAGTCAAAATTtgacatttcaatttttttggtaatagtataaaaaaataatttaacttattCTTAGGTTAGGTGA encodes:
- the LOC105168113 gene encoding auxin-responsive protein SAUR71-like; the protein is MKKLMRRLSKVADSSQYRLLRSESRGSARPILSVSFRKRSGGVPGGHLPVYVGEEMERFVVSAELLNHPIFVKLLNKSAQEYGYEQKGVLRIPCHVFLFERVLETLRIGGEARDLQEILNTLCDEL